In the genome of Neofelis nebulosa isolate mNeoNeb1 chromosome 8, mNeoNeb1.pri, whole genome shotgun sequence, one region contains:
- the BCL2L13 gene encoding bcl-2-like protein 13 isoform X9 yields MLQSTSFNKGTVFNLESEEEEYPGIAAEDSNDIYILPSDNSGQVSPPESPTVTTSWQSESLPVSLSASQSWHTESLPVSLGPESWQQIAMDPEEVKSLDSNGAGEKSENNSSNSDIVHVEKEEIPEGVEEAAVASVVLPTKELQEAFPEAPAPLLPHITATSVLEVREPDTEAIAVEKVSPATSLFVELDEEENLMKTKAAAVESVELEEEVIPALEPTETLLSEKEMHVKRESLQEGPSPAAEEKAFPLSEGKSILLFGGAAAVAILAVAVGVALALRKK; encoded by the coding sequence gGCACTGTCTTTAACCTTGAATCAGAGGAGGAGGAATACCCTGGAATCGCTGCAGAAGATAGCAATGACATTTATATCCTGCCCAGTGACAACTCTGGACAAGTCAGTCCTCCAGAGTCTCCTACTGTGACCACTTCTTGGCAGTCAGAGAGCTTACCTGTTTCACTCTCAGCCAGTCAGAGTTGGCATACAGAAAGCCTACCAGTGTCCCTAGGTCCTGAGTCCTGGCAACAGATTGCAATGGATCCTGAAGAAGTCAAAAGCTTAGATAGCAATGGGGCTGGAGAAAAGAGCGAGAACAATTCTTCTAATTCTGACATTGTGCatgtggaaaaagaagaaatacctgAAGGTGTGGAAGAGGCTGCTGTGGCATCTGTAGTCTTGCCAACCAAGGAGCTGCAGGAGGCATTCCCTGAAGCACCTGCTCCCTTGCTTCCGCATATCACTGCTACTTCCGTGCTGGAGGTGAGGGAACCTGACACAGAAGCGATTGCAGTTGAGAAAGTCAGCCCTGCTACATCGTTGTTTGTGGAACTTGATGAAGAAGAGAACTTGATGAAGACAAAAGCAGCAGCAGTTGAATCTGTTGAACTAGAAGAGGAAGTGATCCCTGCACTGGAACCCACAGAAACACTGCTGAGTGAAAAGGAGATGCATGTAAAGAGAGAGAGTCTTCAAGAAGGGCCCTCCCCTGCTGCAGAAGAGAAGGCCTTCCCCCTGTCTGAGGGCAAGTCTATACTGCTGTTTGGAGGGGCCGCCGCTGTTGCCATCCTGGCAGTGGCAGTTGGGGTAGCACTGGCTCTGAGAAAGAAATAG